A stretch of Nonomuraea africana DNA encodes these proteins:
- a CDS encoding deoxyribonuclease IV: protein MVRIGAHVDQDDPAAHAAERDAEIVQFFLGDPQGYKAPVLPDKPVEGVDIYIHAPYLINVATTNNRIRIPSRKLLEQHLKAAASLGAKGLIVHGGHLNKDEDPQIGFDNWRKVFERMECPIPVLIENTAGGGNAIARRLDKIARLWDALDGFDVGFCLDTCHAHAGGEELVDVVDRVKAITGRIDLVHCNDSRDAFDSGADRHANLGQGQIDAELILEVCRRAGAPIIVETPFEGQAEDIAFLRKNL, encoded by the coding sequence ATGGTGCGCATCGGAGCTCATGTCGACCAGGACGATCCCGCCGCCCACGCGGCCGAACGCGACGCGGAGATCGTGCAGTTCTTCCTCGGCGACCCGCAGGGCTACAAGGCCCCCGTCCTGCCGGACAAGCCCGTCGAGGGCGTCGACATCTACATCCACGCGCCCTACCTGATCAACGTGGCCACCACCAACAACCGCATCAGGATCCCCAGCCGCAAGCTGCTGGAGCAGCACCTGAAGGCGGCCGCGAGCCTCGGCGCCAAGGGCCTGATCGTCCACGGCGGCCATCTCAACAAGGACGAGGACCCGCAGATCGGCTTCGACAACTGGCGCAAGGTGTTCGAGCGGATGGAGTGTCCCATCCCCGTCCTCATCGAGAACACCGCCGGCGGCGGGAACGCCATCGCCCGCAGGCTCGACAAGATCGCCAGGCTGTGGGACGCGCTCGACGGGTTCGACGTGGGCTTCTGCCTCGACACCTGCCACGCCCACGCGGGCGGCGAGGAGCTCGTGGACGTCGTCGACCGGGTGAAGGCCATCACCGGCCGCATCGACCTGGTCCACTGCAACGACTCGCGCGACGCCTTCGACTCGGGCGCCGACCGCCACGCCAACCTGGGCCAGGGGCAGATCGACGCGGAGCTGATCCTCGAGGTGTGCCGCAGGGCGGGCGCGCCGATCATCGTCGAGACGCCATTCGAGGGTCAAGCGGAGGACATCGCCTTCCTGCGCAAGAACCTCTGA
- a CDS encoding glycosyltransferase family 87 protein, giving the protein MTRPALTARVVPYLPLGLFAALGAVLAYVWKLPCRTGGWNNSIQTYANFCYTDIYPLYFDRQLATQNPYFANVPFDKQVEYPVVLGEVMQVIAWVARWLAPPLGPGLAAQEKAAAAQAVHFYDITVILLGICLVVGVLLMAAVAGPTRRWDALWYAVAPAVILAAYVNWDLVAGALSMGFLLAWARGRQVAAGVLLGLAIATKFYPLMFVGALFLLTLRTWKWRPFLISMAAAVATWLVVNVPFMLLAWDGWRRFYVFSQERGIDWGSPWLFFERKGWPILGTMDPSLLGMISLALLCLGIAVLTMVAPRRPRLAQICFLALAAFMMTNKVWSPQFVLWLVPFAVLARPNWKPLALWQAAEVWYFFAIWLYLLYQDETTRHLGIGDDVYFTAVWGRVITILIMMAFVVRDILRPDKDVVRQAGVDDQAGGVFDRAPDRFSLA; this is encoded by the coding sequence ATGACACGGCCCGCACTGACGGCGCGGGTCGTGCCGTACCTGCCCCTGGGGTTGTTCGCGGCCCTGGGGGCGGTCCTCGCCTACGTCTGGAAGCTTCCCTGCAGGACGGGCGGATGGAACAACTCCATCCAGACGTATGCGAACTTCTGCTACACCGACATCTACCCGCTCTACTTCGACCGGCAGCTGGCCACCCAGAACCCCTACTTCGCCAACGTGCCGTTCGACAAGCAGGTGGAGTATCCGGTCGTGCTCGGCGAGGTCATGCAGGTCATCGCCTGGGTGGCGCGCTGGCTGGCGCCTCCCCTCGGGCCGGGGCTCGCCGCGCAGGAGAAGGCCGCGGCGGCGCAGGCCGTCCACTTCTACGACATCACGGTGATCCTGCTCGGGATCTGCCTGGTGGTGGGCGTGCTGCTGATGGCCGCGGTCGCGGGGCCCACCCGCCGGTGGGACGCGCTCTGGTACGCGGTGGCGCCTGCGGTGATCCTCGCCGCATACGTGAACTGGGATCTCGTCGCGGGCGCCCTGTCCATGGGCTTTCTGCTGGCGTGGGCGCGGGGCCGCCAGGTGGCCGCCGGCGTGCTGCTCGGCCTGGCCATCGCCACGAAGTTCTACCCGCTGATGTTCGTGGGCGCGCTGTTCCTGCTCACGCTCCGCACCTGGAAGTGGCGGCCGTTCCTGATCTCGATGGCCGCGGCCGTGGCCACGTGGCTCGTGGTCAACGTGCCGTTCATGCTGCTGGCATGGGACGGCTGGCGCCGCTTCTACGTCTTCTCGCAGGAGCGCGGCATCGACTGGGGCTCGCCGTGGCTGTTCTTCGAGCGCAAGGGCTGGCCGATCCTCGGCACCATGGACCCGAGCCTGCTCGGCATGATCTCGCTGGCGCTGCTCTGCCTGGGCATCGCGGTGCTCACGATGGTCGCGCCGCGCCGGCCGCGTCTCGCGCAGATCTGCTTCCTGGCGCTGGCGGCGTTCATGATGACGAACAAGGTGTGGTCGCCGCAGTTCGTGCTGTGGCTGGTGCCGTTCGCGGTGCTGGCCAGGCCCAACTGGAAGCCGCTCGCGCTCTGGCAGGCCGCCGAGGTCTGGTACTTCTTCGCAATCTGGCTCTACCTGCTCTACCAGGACGAGACCACCAGGCATCTGGGCATCGGTGACGACGTCTACTTCACCGCCGTCTGGGGCCGCGTCATCACGATCCTGATCATGATGGCCTTCGTGGTGCGCGACATCCTCCGTCCCGACAAGGACGTCGTACGGCAGGCAGGCGTCGACGACCAGGCGGGCGGCGTGTTCGACCGGGCGCCCGACAGGTTCTCTCTCGCCTGA
- a CDS encoding phosphocholine-specific phospholipase C, with the protein MTPPPISRRALLGGSAGAAALLALPPSMRTALAAPVQPGSLQDIEHVVIFMQENRAFDHYFGTLQGVRGFGDRAAVRGVNGRSIFHQPDTTKAEGYTLPFAMNAAHTRAYRSGAPAFGYVDTLPLWNEGLGDGYVTRRSGGWLGQGYYEPADMPFYNALATLFTICDQYHASVQCNTNTNRDHFMTGTSGGTVRDLPVTNNSYIPGGYEWTTYAERLQAAGVSWKTYQAKDNYDDNALAWFAPFQQAKPGEPLYDRGMARVGTTGDGHAMGNALVQAFAADVASGALPQVSWIVAPEALSEHASWAPPDGEHLTARLMNAVAEHPEVWAKTVFILNYDEHGGFFDHCLPPVPPPGRGRGASTVSTDGELVMRVAKGSASYFRVVDHEGRFKVNGAWSDTLPDGESMISGPHTMGLGVRVPMIVVSPWTRGGVVDSTVYDHTSTLRLLERRFGVAEPNISPWRRAVTGDLLSVFDFSGRDPVWPQVPDTSGNRQKVIDSEKRPSPSVPKPQVFPRQQRGTRTQRPLPYALAVTPAVADGKITLTFANSGTLAAVFHVYPEPGVLPRFYTVEPGKSLSDVWEFGDAGYDLRVHAPNGSLWHFRGGHSEGVDVTFVDPRHIEVRNQDKARRTVIVGDLAYGGGVREERVQGHAKRKFRLEAPADGWYDLAVGVSDDPFFLRRYAGKAPGAGQGVTDPAMGLPDALTAALTLAPASATIDEPGVRPGRPTTVTLTLTAAETVTGVEVRLRVPEGWTAMPAQAVPATVEAGASVQATWEVTAPATLTDPAPRRLLAVVRGRTPSRYVLAEGEVSARVFISPTGYLLGEDFESLEPKLGPALDRPAAAGLVGWTATAPDGWSVLNAPAMPQGTRDLQGWTFMTKRMWATGGQERADFTRGLGILAVADPDDWDDKGSPSSRGRFDSTLASPAVPIPSGTATLHLGFESHYRQESPQQASVTAVFSTGEERRLLLYGSAASGTDNAGADAKNRLVTKEIAVPSGATSVSLRFRVFDAGNNWYWAIDNVRLDVKPIR; encoded by the coding sequence ATGACCCCGCCCCCCATCTCCAGGCGTGCCCTTCTCGGCGGCAGCGCAGGCGCCGCGGCGCTGCTGGCCCTCCCGCCGAGCATGCGCACCGCCCTGGCCGCTCCAGTCCAGCCAGGCTCGTTGCAGGACATCGAGCACGTGGTGATCTTCATGCAGGAGAACCGCGCCTTCGACCACTACTTCGGAACGCTCCAAGGCGTACGCGGCTTCGGTGACAGAGCCGCCGTCAGAGGCGTCAACGGCCGCTCGATCTTCCACCAGCCCGACACCACCAAGGCAGAGGGCTACACGCTGCCGTTCGCGATGAACGCCGCCCACACCAGGGCCTACCGGTCGGGCGCGCCCGCGTTCGGCTACGTCGACACCCTGCCGCTGTGGAACGAGGGCCTGGGGGACGGCTACGTGACGAGGCGTAGCGGCGGCTGGCTCGGCCAGGGCTACTACGAGCCCGCCGACATGCCGTTCTACAACGCGCTCGCCACGCTGTTCACGATCTGCGACCAGTACCACGCCTCGGTGCAGTGCAACACCAACACCAACCGCGACCACTTCATGACGGGCACCAGCGGCGGCACCGTCCGCGACCTGCCCGTCACCAACAACAGCTACATCCCGGGCGGCTACGAGTGGACCACCTACGCCGAACGGCTGCAGGCCGCGGGCGTCAGCTGGAAGACCTACCAGGCCAAGGACAACTACGACGACAACGCCCTCGCCTGGTTCGCGCCCTTCCAGCAGGCCAAGCCGGGCGAGCCGCTCTACGACAGGGGCATGGCCAGGGTCGGCACCACGGGTGACGGCCACGCGATGGGCAACGCGCTGGTGCAGGCCTTCGCCGCCGACGTCGCATCGGGCGCGCTGCCGCAGGTGTCGTGGATCGTCGCCCCAGAGGCGCTGTCCGAGCACGCCAGCTGGGCGCCGCCGGACGGCGAGCACCTGACCGCCAGGCTCATGAACGCGGTCGCCGAGCACCCCGAGGTGTGGGCCAAGACCGTCTTCATCCTCAACTACGACGAGCACGGCGGCTTCTTCGACCACTGCCTGCCGCCGGTGCCGCCGCCCGGCAGGGGCAGGGGAGCCAGCACCGTCTCCACGGACGGCGAGCTGGTCATGCGCGTCGCGAAGGGGTCGGCGAGCTACTTCAGGGTCGTCGACCACGAGGGCCGCTTCAAGGTCAACGGAGCCTGGTCGGACACGCTGCCCGACGGCGAGAGCATGATCTCCGGCCCGCACACGATGGGGCTCGGCGTGCGGGTGCCGATGATCGTGGTGTCGCCGTGGACCAGGGGCGGGGTGGTCGACTCGACCGTCTACGACCACACCTCGACGCTGCGTCTCCTCGAGCGGCGCTTCGGCGTCGCCGAGCCGAACATCAGCCCGTGGCGCAGGGCCGTCACGGGAGACCTGTTGTCGGTGTTCGACTTCTCGGGGCGGGATCCCGTGTGGCCGCAGGTGCCCGACACCTCGGGGAACCGGCAGAAGGTCATCGACTCGGAGAAGCGGCCCTCGCCGTCCGTGCCCAAGCCCCAGGTCTTCCCCCGGCAGCAGCGGGGGACGCGGACGCAGCGGCCGTTGCCGTACGCGCTGGCCGTGACGCCCGCCGTCGCGGACGGGAAGATCACGCTGACCTTCGCCAACTCGGGGACGCTCGCCGCGGTCTTCCACGTCTACCCCGAGCCGGGCGTGCTGCCGCGCTTCTACACCGTCGAGCCGGGCAAGTCGCTGTCCGACGTGTGGGAGTTCGGTGACGCAGGTTACGACCTGCGCGTTCACGCGCCCAACGGATCGCTGTGGCACTTCCGCGGCGGACACTCGGAGGGCGTCGACGTCACCTTCGTGGACCCGCGGCACATCGAGGTGCGCAACCAGGACAAGGCGCGGCGCACGGTCATCGTCGGTGACCTGGCGTACGGCGGCGGCGTGCGCGAGGAGCGCGTCCAGGGGCACGCCAAGCGCAAGTTCCGGCTGGAGGCGCCCGCCGACGGCTGGTACGACCTGGCGGTCGGCGTCTCGGACGACCCCTTCTTCCTGCGCCGCTACGCGGGCAAGGCGCCGGGCGCGGGCCAGGGTGTCACCGACCCCGCCATGGGGCTGCCGGACGCGCTGACCGCCGCGCTCACGCTCGCGCCCGCGTCCGCGACGATCGACGAGCCGGGCGTACGGCCCGGCAGGCCGACGACCGTGACGCTCACCCTGACGGCCGCCGAGACGGTCACGGGTGTCGAGGTGCGCCTGCGGGTGCCGGAAGGGTGGACGGCGATGCCTGCGCAGGCTGTACCCGCGACCGTGGAAGCGGGCGCGAGCGTGCAGGCGACCTGGGAGGTGACCGCCCCCGCGACGCTGACGGACCCCGCCCCGCGCCGCCTGCTGGCGGTCGTGCGGGGACGCACGCCCTCCAGGTACGTCCTGGCCGAGGGCGAGGTGTCGGCCCGTGTGTTCATCTCGCCGACCGGCTACCTGCTCGGCGAGGACTTCGAGTCGCTGGAGCCCAAGCTGGGGCCCGCGCTCGACCGCCCCGCAGCAGCGGGGCTGGTCGGCTGGACGGCGACCGCGCCCGACGGCTGGAGCGTGCTGAACGCGCCTGCGATGCCGCAGGGGACACGCGACCTGCAGGGCTGGACGTTCATGACCAAGCGCATGTGGGCGACGGGCGGGCAGGAACGCGCCGACTTCACGCGCGGCCTCGGCATCCTCGCGGTGGCCGACCCCGACGACTGGGACGACAAGGGGTCGCCCTCGTCCAGGGGCAGGTTCGATTCCACGCTGGCCTCGCCCGCCGTCCCGATCCCCTCGGGAACGGCCACCCTGCACCTGGGCTTCGAGTCGCACTACCGGCAGGAGAGCCCTCAGCAGGCCAGCGTCACGGCGGTCTTCAGCACGGGGGAGGAGCGCCGCCTGCTGCTGTACGGCAGCGCCGCCTCGGGCACCGACAACGCGGGCGCCGACGCCAAGAACCGGCTGGTGACCAAGGAGATCGCGGTTCCCTCCGGCGCCACCTCGGTCTCCCTGAGGTTCCGCGTGTTCGACGCAGGAAACAACTGGTACTGGGCGATCGACAACGTCCGCCTGGACGTGAAGCCCATCCGCTGA
- a CDS encoding mannosyltransferase family protein: protein MRALGVWITSRLGLLAVSVMAVPWLVGGRDYLSRWKQWDASLFVTIAEYGYRGNPAQARDPGLPAFFPGLPSVLRLVHLVVTDWALCGLLVSLVAGGVAAVALARLAEFEGGSGERAVLAMVLFPTAVFLAAGYSESLFLAFAIPAWLAARRRQWPLAVLLAAGASSVRITGLFLAVALVVEFALSRPRWRELPWLVIPFVPLIAYSWYLRGLTGDWLAWKHAQEAGWGRELVWPWRAWLTTWNSAMGAGDSAVPFRMEIAGAVVAVAVLVWLLATRRWSEFVYCGLQAGALLTSAYYLSVPRALLLWFPLWVLIARLPARWSIGYGLLLGPLMVLNAMRFLTGAWAG, encoded by the coding sequence ATGAGGGCTCTGGGCGTCTGGATCACCTCCCGCCTGGGGCTCCTGGCCGTCAGCGTGATGGCCGTGCCATGGCTGGTGGGCGGGCGCGATTACCTCTCCCGGTGGAAGCAGTGGGACGCCAGCCTGTTCGTCACCATCGCCGAGTACGGCTACCGGGGGAACCCGGCCCAGGCGCGCGATCCCGGGCTGCCCGCCTTCTTTCCCGGCCTGCCCTCCGTGCTCAGGCTCGTGCACCTGGTGGTGACCGACTGGGCGCTGTGCGGGCTGCTCGTCTCGCTGGTGGCGGGCGGGGTGGCGGCGGTGGCGCTGGCCCGGCTGGCCGAGTTCGAGGGCGGGTCCGGCGAGCGGGCCGTCCTGGCGATGGTGCTGTTCCCCACCGCGGTCTTCCTGGCCGCCGGCTACAGCGAGTCGCTCTTCCTGGCGTTCGCGATCCCCGCGTGGCTGGCGGCGCGCAGGCGGCAGTGGCCGCTGGCCGTCCTGCTGGCGGCGGGGGCGTCGAGCGTGCGCATCACCGGGCTGTTCCTGGCGGTCGCGCTGGTCGTGGAGTTCGCGCTCAGCAGGCCGCGCTGGCGGGAGCTGCCGTGGCTGGTGATTCCGTTCGTGCCGCTGATCGCCTACTCCTGGTACCTGCGCGGCCTCACCGGCGACTGGCTGGCGTGGAAGCACGCGCAGGAGGCGGGCTGGGGCAGGGAACTGGTCTGGCCGTGGCGGGCGTGGCTGACGACGTGGAACTCGGCGATGGGCGCGGGCGACTCCGCGGTCCCCTTCAGGATGGAGATCGCCGGGGCCGTGGTGGCGGTGGCCGTCCTGGTCTGGTTGCTGGCCACGCGCAGGTGGAGCGAGTTCGTCTACTGCGGGCTGCAGGCGGGCGCGCTGCTCACCTCGGCCTACTACCTGTCGGTGCCGCGCGCCCTGCTGCTGTGGTTCCCGCTGTGGGTTCTGATCGCGAGGCTGCCCGCTCGATGGAGCATCGGGTACGGCCTGCTGCTCGGCCCGCTGATGGTGCTGAACGCCATGCGCTTCCTCACCGGCGCCTGGGCGGGCTGA